The sequence below is a genomic window from Pleuronectes platessa chromosome 13, fPlePla1.1, whole genome shotgun sequence.
ACTTCCTTGATCGATATAAACACGAGTACGTACATCTGACAGACCTCAGATCTGTCTTCACACCTAAAAAAAACCATAATAACATGACATTTATCGTGAAAATTGTTGATATCGTCTATAAAATATTTGTTAGTGTTTGACCATATTAAACCCTGGATCAAATATTATACACTGTGTCAGTAAGGTACCAGCTACAGTACGTTAGCTTCAGTACGTTAGCTACAGGATGCTAGCTACAGTACGCTAGCTACAGTACGCTAGCTAACCGGTTCCTAGCTACACGACCGGTGCTTTTTTTAGAAAACCTACATTTTAATTCCTTGCCAACATGCAACAGGTTTTAAAAACCATTATTTACCGTTTGCAACAGTGACCGTGATGGTTGGCTGTGACATGTTTCTTCCTGGAGTCCTTTGCACACATCAAAATGAAATCACAAAGctaaatgctgctgctgctgctggacactgGCTACTTCCGGCGGCACACCGGAAACAGTTCCCGTGgcgctttgattttttttataatacaaactttcaaataaaaagataaacgCGTATTAAACTGATTGTGGGAACTTATTGAtactaaacaaatatataaaagaatCATTTCTAAACatatgcttttgtttgttttatagattTATCAAGTGGTCAAACTTGGATATGGAATCACGTTCAGATTGTTGACGTTGAATGTGTATTATTTTTCCCATCGACCAtatggctctgtggcgcaatggatagcgcgtTGGACTTCTAGGCAAGCTCATGTGCAgcgattcaaaggttgtgggttcgaGTCCCACCAGAGTCGGCTTCTTTTGAGATGAAGACGAAATGGATCAAAGTTAAAGTTCCCCTGGAGTCTTCTAATCACATCCTATGATCCAAATATTTTGCGCTCAAGATTGCGCGTTAAACCAATGTAACTTGTTATAGGAACAGTCActactgagcagcagcgccccctgcagaccTCTGATGATTCAGTGGACCTTGTCTTCCCACTCAATGAATCCGAAGCGACCGAGCCCAAACCACCGCAAACTaagaaaaaacatgtaaataGAAAATGTGCAAATTAAAGAAACAGCTTTAATCAATTTGACTGCTAAAAGTCACAATGCATGCAAATATAGTAACACGCTGCGAACAAGTTTCCAGGGGACctaaaaaaaagtgatgaagcTGCCTGAAGTTCTACGCTTTGAGAAGATACATCACCACTGACGAGTAGCAGTGTTCACTAACGTCACAAAGTGTTGAACTACAGACTTTTTTTCGCCGCATGTGTCgtcaaattgatgaagttgtttGCTTAATTCACAGTGCTTTGGGCTCTCTCGGCTACAGgagtggatattacccatgatccccggctttcCTGAACTAGAACAGAtttaacaaatccaccaaactctctCTAGAAGTCTTCATATATTAAAGGTTTCCTGACATCTAACTCTTTTGAACTGATCCGCAGTTCAGCCTTTCTCCTCAACACGCTGGGCCTGATTCTGACACTCAACACTGTCAGTTCCACAGGAGATCATACCCACTCACCAAAGTGACATACACACATGTTCAGGGTAAGGAGTGGAAACAAAAATAGCTCAATTCCTGTACATTTTGTGTCAGTGTATCAGCTTCAAACCAATTTCGAAGCTGATATTTtaaggtaaaaatgtttttgctttaatgtgaGAGTTTTAGACAGAGGCAGACTGGCTGTGTCCATGTTCCCAGTCTTTAAGCTAAACTAAATACTGTATTAAATGGACAGATATAAGTGTTATCAATTCTATCATCTAACTCTCAGAGAGAAAGCAAATAAGACGTGTTTCCAAAATTGTCTAACTAATGCTTTCATCATAGTAATATTGCTGTTTAAATTCTTCTAAAACTtcaaataaaatcttaaatatgGTAAATGATTTGAAAAGAAGTACTCCAGCTTGTTTTCCGGCAGCCTGGGCAAAACTTTGTTGGggaaatgtgtatgtgtgggcgGCTCAATAGCAGCCTTCACCTCCGCTTTAGCCTTAAGCCAGATCCTCTGTAACCCGttacaaataataattaaccaCAACATGTTGATAGTAATCCAACTTCTAATTAAAGATTTGTATTCTTCATTTTCTTGGCCAGTAGCGTAAATGTCAAGGTCTGCAAGTAGAGTTAAATCCACAGAAAAAGGAATCCACAGAGAAAGAACAATAATAAGATAATTACCAATGAATCATTAATTCAAGGTTGCTGTAAAACACATAATTTATTTCGCAGGTTTCAGATAGCCTTAAGCTATTTGGAACAGATGAGTGGGAATCATCTTctccacaaacaacacacagaaccaaaaataaattaacactaGAGTAATACCGCAGATGACTGAAAAGTCAAGTGTTAGGGGCTGAAGGGCAGATAAGGAGAATAACACGTTTTTCGAAAAAAGGCCACATGCTAGCACAGTAGTAGTAACAACACAAAACCCAAAAACTTCAAAATCGGAGTGTTTCAGGTCAAATGGTTTTTTGTATGTTCAGGGGAAACTGCTTATAGTGATCAACCATCTATATGGATCAAAAAGGTCTGGGGCAGAACCTCTCCTCTACAAATGCTTACAGTGTTCATTTAGGGAAGGGGTGTCCAAACATCAGCctgcgggccatctgcggcccgccatccattttaaattggcccgcctcaaaaaaaaaaaaaaaaactttttatttttttattttcaaactaacaatttaatagtactttaatggcacttacttatagcgctttgtagtttagctctaattttgaatatattgtactttcttgattcatgttgttctgggtttgtactcttgaatgcacttattgtaagttgctttggataaaagcatcagctaaatgaaaggtaatgtgatggactatggcccactgtactgcagctgtccctcagaacgcagcccccccccccccccccccccaactgtcaacagtccgctccagggatGGGGGGCGTAGCGCCGTGAGTGGCccggaccttcgtatttttttcaatatgtggccctcgggataaaaagtttggacacccctgatttaGGGTCTTTTCATGTTTGGACAGTTTCCAGCCGCTCTGTCAGCGGAGCAGCCGAGtcagtgtgtacgtgtgtgtgtgtgcgctcacatACACAATAGTGCAATGTTACCTTTCCCTCAAGTTCCGGGTTTATCATACAGAAGCTACGCAATTCTGTTATAGAAATCAACCGCTTATAGTGATACGTTTTCCCCAGGACAAACGTGATCACTATTAGCCATTTCCACTGTATTTAGTGTTACTCTGCATATAAAAGTGTTTTCAGGTGAAGTGCAGTCGTTTCAACCCGCTCCCGGTTTATGTGGCAGGAATCTGTGGGAGGCCGAACTCATCCACCAACACTCCgtcctggaaaacaaaagaagaattaATGACACACCTCTAAATATATCTATGTATTTCAGGTGTTATGATTCATTTGACTGGTTCGTGGTCGACAGGGCAAAGATTCAGTCAGACCGTATCAGAGCTATTAAACAAACCACACTAATAATCTACATTCTAAGCCTTTTGCTGTACAAACAATTactttacattaaaaacaatatccATAGATAgggtaataaaataattttacatAGGTATAAGCAGTCAAAAAAACTGATTAATTGATTTTACGATAGAAGTAAAGTTTTCAcatatgtctgtttgttttacagccggattacacacaaactacagaTTCCCACCACACTTGGATTTGTAATCACTTCCTTATCTTTGTTTTCTGACTAGTGATCGTACCTTGTTTGTCTTGCTGTCACTGGGGATTCCCTCAGGGATCGACGGAGCAGCCGAAGCCTCATCCAGGTAGGAGTTGTCatcatccagcagcagctcatcaCCCAGCGCGTCCAGCTCtgaaaccacagacacacagtcacagtagATATGCGGACTCTTTAACACAAAATACTGCCACTTCAAAACCCGTGAATAATTGTCTCTGAGGGAAGGTGTTCAAGTAAATACAAAGAGAATGTGTCAGACAGAGTCGGGTCTACCTGCTTCCAGATCCTCCTCGTCTATCTCTGGAGTGCCGTAGTTGCGGCTCAGGGCCTCTTGGACCTCGTTGGCATCTTCCATCATGTCCCCCAGTTGATCCTGTAAATCCTGTAAGTCCAAAAACACGTCATCACGTTTAGTAACAGATACTTCACAACAGGAGTAAAAAGACATTCACTTTTGGATTGCCTGAAGACTTTGTTACACATCACcaggaataaataataatctaaCAGACATAGAAATGGACAAAACCTGGAAAATCTGCACATGGAAGAATGTCTTCAGCCTTCTAATccttttaatgttaaaatccGACAGCATTGGACTGAAGTGGGACAAAGGACACTGTACGTTTTCTTTTCCACACTGTGGCAAACAGTTTAAGTGTTAGAaaattaaattacacaaaacttctacaaaaaaatctatttctttTTAGCATAAATATCTAATAGAGGTGATCCTAATATAAAAAATGCCCTCTCACTGTTGTATACGTACTGACAAACCTTTCTGCTTgtacaaaaagagaaaacatgacTTGATTGTTAGATTCCTGATTTTGTCCATAACCATCAATATAATGACTGCCGAGAAGTTTCAGGAGCAGTGCAGTGTTTAACTGTGGAGATGAACATGTGACAAACTTACATCAATCTGATCCACTTTGACGTCCTTGTAAGCCCTCTTCATTTCCTTTGCACCGATCTTCATGGCCTCCACCTGCAAACAGAAGCAATGACAGGATCATGAGTTACCAGCTGGTTTTATAAGTGGGACCCCTAAACCAATCACAGCGTGTGGCTCTTACTGTATTTTTAGTGTCCTTTAGGGTCTGGATCGTGTAGTTCGCCTGCTCCATGTTGAAAGACTGCTGAGCCAGCTGCTCCCTCTGACCTTCATACctgtacaatatatatatatagacaatgAATAAGCTAAAGTTTTGATAAGTGAGTCTTCATTTCATTCATCTATTATGCCAAACTATCACTGGGTCCATCGTCTTGAATAGTGAGAATCTGCCTTTTCTtgacttaaaagaaaaatgattttcGGGGTtttggacaaaacaagacaacgGATTACATTCACCTGAAGTCTAGGAAGATGTGGCAGGATTTATTTCCTAGTGATGGTCGATAGTCATTCTGATGAAGGCCAGTATGCTGCAATGTGCCGGCTCCATATTTCCTTCATCTTTGCCATTCGTGAGCCATACTAAGGAAGGCCTTTTAATTTGTCCACAGCAAAGGTGCCTTTCCTTATTTCCTTTATTGTATCATAATTGAGAAAATAATTTGAACATtcatctctctctatatatataaccGTGATATATTTAAAATCTGATACCAATATAATGGTTAATTTGTttgtataaaaaatgtttttccaatTTCGGTTTTTCAAAGATTTGTAAGTGATGGAGCATTATATATTCAAAAAACAGATCAGCTTGTGATCTCTGATGTTTGTAGTGTAGCATGTTGATCCACATCGGCCAACATACATGACATAAACATCTGTAGTTATTGTCTGTGAAGGACTCACATTCTCTTCTGCTTCAGCACTCTCAGCGCCTTCTGTTTCACCATGTTctggatttaaaaaaggaataaaCTCAGGTCCTGGTCTGCCatgattgaaaaaaacaacaattacacTGTGTCTCTTCTAATTCCTGGTGTGTCACCTTGGAGGGCCCAtctctcatcttcttcatctgatCCTTGTACTTGAGGAGCTCAGCGTCCAGTCGGCCAATCTTCTTCTCCATGGACTCGGACCTGGCGTCCACCTGACACAGGATCAGAGGATCAGAGGACAAATGATTTCCTGCCTCGACACAGTGTTGTTATAAAAAAACACTCTGCCTCTGTttgagctgtgtttgtgtgcgatggagggagacagagaacagAATGGCTGAGGACGGAATGATCATTATTTGTGGGGGGGTTGAACGATGCTCGCTCGGTTTAAGTCCCATAAAAAcccataaacaacaacaacagcagaacTCACAGTGCCAATACATTCCGACAGGTTGGGAGGAGGTGCATTCGGTTTCCCGCGTCCAAATATTCGGTTCATTTTCCCTGCCTTGACTCAACTCTGGGCTTTTCCCtttatcttttaaaaacacaataaacaaccAGACGCTCCAGGATCTCTCCCATAGAAGACACCCGGAAGTAACGGTTCCGACGGGAAGGGCTACCATTGGTCGGCGTAAACAGTCGCGGCCAATTGAGGGGGGGTTTAGACTCCCGCCTCCGTGTGGCGAGCAGAGGAACAGCAGCTGTGGTAACACACCATTGTCTCCGTGGAAACGTCCGTCAGCTGCAGCCTTTGTTgaacctgcagaaacacacagcgAATCTATTTATGATTTTATATAAGAAGATGAATTTAGACTGGTTATATCATCTGTTCCCATATGCATCACTCTGATGGCCAGTTCATCTATCATGTTATAccaaaaaccacaacaacaacaacatcaataaCAGCAATAACAGtaatagcaataataataattattattataatcatcatcatctttatcatcaAGATGTTAATAATGGAACCCATTAAAATGATTCTATACAACTACTATAACGTCCACTGTATCTACAATTCATAGCAGTAACTTCCTTTAAATCAAAGTTAAACACCTACTTTTATCATATTGCATTCCCTGATTTAACTATATTTAACTATTGTAATGGATGGTCTTgcttacatttaaatgtttcgATTCATGTAATCATTCTATTATAACTCTCTTACAtgcatttgtgttattttatgtaTTCTTGATTGTGTGTCCTTTATTctaattataatgataatagcaattattatattttgttgAAAATACATGACAGATATACATACGCACTATGTTATACGTAACATCCAATGTTTTCATATACAGTACCTTAATGTACTAcccatttattattcattactGATCCACTTCCACTCATTGGCAGCTGCATCACTTCTTCACCTGTTTACATCTTCACATGAGAGTCTTTTTGGCTGAATGTATGATGTTCTTGTTCTGAGCACCATAGGTACACATATAATAAGGCACCAATTCTGAGATGTAAATTCAAATTGCTACTTTGATATTCTATTCTGTTTCACAAAATAGactgatttgatttataaagGGAATTAATGTTTCTTCCCGCAAATTCTTGACTTTGAAGTGTGTAGAACAACAACTGCTTGAATCTCTGacagaaaacctttaaaaaaagattgaaaAGTGAATAAAATGAATCCTGTTCAAATACTTATATaagtattatataaatatagtatCAGGATATTATA
It includes:
- the chmp5a gene encoding charged multivesicular body protein 5 produces the protein MNRIFGRGKPNAPPPNLSECIGTVDARSESMEKKIGRLDAELLKYKDQMKKMRDGPSKNMVKQKALRVLKQKRMYEGQREQLAQQSFNMEQANYTIQTLKDTKNTVEAMKIGAKEMKRAYKDVKVDQIDDLQDQLGDMMEDANEVQEALSRNYGTPEIDEEDLEAELDALGDELLLDDDNSYLDEASAAPSIPEGIPSDSKTNKDGVLVDEFGLPQIPAT